DNA from Brassica napus cultivar Da-Ae chromosome C4, Da-Ae, whole genome shotgun sequence:
ATGCAGCTGAAACTTTCTGGCACAAGGCAAAAATATAGAACATCAATATAGAGCgccaaaatgaaaaaagttgGTCGACTACACAGGGAGTGAAACAATGTCATATATATTCTTACTCTGGCACAAAGCTCCAAGGCTTTTGGTTGAAATGCAACATATGGAAGCTCCTGTTATAACAGATTTGAAGAATAAGAATTTATGATCAAAATCGATAACGTATGAGTTTTAGATAGGTCAAAATTTATTTACATGGTTCTGAATTTgctattcatttttttcttgagTTTCTTGAATACCAACTACTTTGAAACAAAAAGTTCTTTGTTACACTGGTAACGGATTCGTCCTAATTATTTACATCATATTTTCACTAGCTTTACTAGTCACTTAATGAGGCATTTATCTCTCTGCGAAAGCACACTCTATACCACAAATTAGAGGTAGACTTACCACAAGCCTCTCCTGAAGTATCCTTACGATCTGCTGCATAGAATAGGCACGGAAAGTGACAACCAAAGGTTTGCCTGCATTAATTGAGGAAAATAAGTTGAAGGAGTAAACTCAACTGTTGATCTTTATCAAAGCTAAGGGACTTATGGTGAACAGCAACGAATCTTCCAACTGtaaaaaatgatgaaaaaatACTTACAATTAAGAGACTTCAATTTTGGAAGGAAACGATCTGCGAGGTCTATTGCATTTGCTACACCTGGAGAATGAATACGTCAGATAAACTTAAAATTTTGTATGACCAGAGGGAAAGTGGAACATATATACAAAACTTTGAACTATAACTATTATCGCAAAGAGAGGTACCTATAAGTATACATCTTGACAATGGCAAAGTTGTGAGCATAAAAAGCTCATGAAGGACCCTTCGATCTCTTGTGATCAAGTAGTCCATCTCATCTGCAATTATTAGCCTGTGCATATGCAAGTTTAAATCTTTAGGaggttttaacaaaaaaaaaaaactattgtcaGGTGGTCAAATCACAGCAACCACAAGAATGAAGAAAGAACAAACATCATCTTTGAGCTGGATGATTGTTGCTTTTGagaaaataaaatctgaagTTGCTCTAGAGGTGTAGAGGAGCCAATAGCTTTCTTCCCAGTCTCGTTTTCACCAAGTACCTGAAACCAAAACAGCCCAATAAATAACTagataaaaaaatgaaaccaaGAACTTGGAGGTATTTGAATTGCACAAGGCCTTACCTTGGAGAATATATCTGTTGTTTTGGTCAATGACATGCAATTAACAGAAACTGTTTCCAAGCAAGGCAGGCCTTCCTGAAAGAACTCATAAACGAACATCAgtcttttatattgataaattcACATTAGTCACAAGTCCTGAAGACAGAAGATTGATCACCTGTTTTGCCCAGTCTTCAGCTTGTAGTCTTAGTTTCTCCATTGACAACGACTTCCCAGTTCCAGGGCAGCCACATATGTACAAACTCCCAGCCTTATTCTGTTCCATGCAACCTTTTACAAACTCCAAAGCACGTCTTTGCTCATCCTCACGGCAAACAACAGTTGATGGTGCCGTAGAAACGTGCAATGCCTCCTTTACAGCTTTCATTTGATCATCATCTGTGCATTACACTAGTACATTAACTAAACTGAGAGCACTAGACTAAATAGAACACTGAAGAATCATGTATACCTCTAGGGTTCCACTTCGATTTACCATCTAAACAATCAAATTGAGTTTCCAGCATTCCATTAGGTTCTTCCTCAACCTCCTGCAAAATCAATTATAAATTCCAACACTAATCGATTTAATGATGATGATACATCCAATAAGAACAACACTCGGATTGAAACTAAACAAGTCTTAATCGCTAGAAATTACCGCCATAAGCGCACATCGTCGAGGAGATTTCCGTTTTATCGGCGTAGGAACCGCCGCGGCGGAATCGGATCTCAATTTTCGCTTTCGAGGAGTGATGTCTTCGGCGGATCTAGGACATCCGGTATTCTCCGATCTGGCGGCGACGATACGCTTGTGAGGTGACAAACTTGGTCCAGCGATGGTAGGCATTGTACGTCAGGAGAAAAAGAGGAAAAGAAATCGAGAGATGGAGATCGAATCGAAGCGAGGTGAAGAATCAATCTCATGGTCGATACTAGCCTTATGAAGAGATATCGAAAGAGGAAATGGttgagaaaaacaaaaacaatagaGGGAAAATTGCAGTAGCGGGAAAACGTTTTCACCGCTTGTTTTTATTCGGTTGCCGTTTTGTACAATCAGCTTCGCGGCAATTTTACTGGGCCACGTTACGCTTTAACAATTTATTGACTAAATTTAGCCCGTTAAGGGCCCATCCATATTTGCATAATCCTCCTCTATTGATAAAAGAATCACAATTTGTAGAACTGAAGATAGAAATCTAGGTGATCGATGTGTCAATGCACttacttatatttattttatttctacaTATATAATCGTTCACGTATGAGATATCGACATACAACGACGTGGAGATATTTTTTTCATCAATCAGGTTGGTTCATTAAAGAACTTATAGAAAAATGGATATCCACATAAATTGATGATATAATCTTATGGTACGTAGATAAACAAAACAAGCTGAGTGTAAAGAGATACATACGAATGGTATATGAAAGCAAAATTTGATAAATACTAGGTAGAAAAAAGATAAGAGTGGTGGCCTTTTGTAGTGTCTCATTCCATTCGATTCTCAAATTGGCTATCGCATCTTATCAATAACCACCACCTAAGCTGCTAAGCATGGCTTTCATATACACATGTGTTTGGCTCTATATTGTTTTGTTCAAGTAAATAAGATTTGCATTAGAATAAAAGTAGTTCAATGTTTTTTTATGAGTGATCTCTTCTCTTATGTTGCAACTCAAATTCAAGATTCTTGACTAATTCTAATGAGAATCCCGACTTAACCAGTGATTTTGTATATATACTTGCACTACATCTACATTGCTAAGCATCCCAAAATCCGAGTGTGTTTGTTGGGAGGGACTTCTAAATTTTACCGTCAACAAGATCAAGATGCGTAAAGAAGGCACCAAACAAGATCTTCGTTGAAGAAGCTGGCAAGCGACCAAATCTCTCCACCAAAAAATGGTCATACACATAGTGAAGTGAAATATTGACCTATAggctttcaaaaaaaaatatatatatatttttaaatttgtaaaaataaaaattattttgattttatttaaaatgtttgtaGCCCCAAAATTTGAAGACTGCCCATGTCTCCGACCAGGGCCGGCTAACTAGAAGGACGAACAGTGGGACCATCCTGAATCCAAATCCGTGTCTCCTCTGTATATTAATAGTTAAgagattcaatttttttataagtctatatttttatacaaaaaaataggggtaggcgttcgggtacccattcggttcggttcggatctaatcggatttcgggtttaaagatttcagccccattcgggtatttcaaaattttggttcgggttcggttcggatctttgcgggttcggttcgggctcggataacccatttaaattatttttaaaattttaatattcattatatgcttaaaatttctcaaaatctataaaacaaaataatatattacatataaatttatataatatatgtcaaaatacctaaaattaacacataaattggtttgatttgaatatttggatagaaaatcaatagatatttcaagcattttggtgttttgaatatattttagctattttagacatttacttttgactatttatgtatattttcaagtattttaggcaacttaaaagtatcttatattttttggatgtttgtaatatatattaaatctaaaaataagcaatatatttaggtatataaatctatttcggttacATTCGAGTACCCGagatacttcggttcgggtcgagttcggtttcggttctttagataccaaaattttgaatccgttcgaatatttaatcaatttcggttcgggtttggtactactTTTACGGaacgggttcggttcggttcttcggatccaGGTTTTTTGCCCAgccatacaaaaaaatataagaaataaaattaaagaagacccaaaaaatatttgatatgtatatagttttattctAATCAGAaaactgattaaattttataattattgtaaacattatatgaatataaatcttaaaaagtaaaagaaaatatttttttctaagacCCATAACACTGTTAAgaataaaactagaaaaattaCTTGGAATGACTCTAATTCATCTGAGAATTACTAGAATGAgtcatattaaattttaattactagACTAAAATGGTATGGAAGCAAATTTACTAAAAGCCATCTCTGACTTAGTTAACCACGAGTTTCCattctaataaatttaaattagaaaatatgttatgaatcatgaagtggatggtccataacctagaccataaaagttcaagactagagtcTATTGGGAgtttacatccagccacatggaagacccattcaaccttagtctttatgagtttgaccatgtcattatgtagagtatcctagtaatcaattctccctttgactccaccttgtatgaaccactatatatagtggtgtaagcaataagaaatatacaacacattctcacaaatTTTCTCtcaaattttaacacgttatcagcacgagacTCTCTCCACCTGAGCAATCCCATCCGCCGGCGATCATCTCTTTTCCGGCCATCTCTTCCGGCCTTCAAACTTGCTCCGCCGGCCAAGTCTATCCCTCTCACGGttttccggccagctcctccaccTCTCTCTCAACCAGCTCATCCGCGGATCAGctctctctcacggtggtcCATTCATATCAATTTGGTGTTTCCTAAAAGGTAAACTAATCTATCCATAAAATCTAAGAACACCACATATCTGAATCATGATTATTAGATCTATTTGAatcataaaacttataaaaatctatagatctaaaattatcacaaatattaatcttgaatctaaaatctatatgaatcttgattctaaaattatttgaatctctaaagatctaagaatctctaaaaacttataaaacttattaataatctaagatttatatgaatcttgtttctaagaactatttgaaattataaaagattttaGAGAAAATCATAAACCCCTTTTAGCTAGCAAGCCTTAAAATCGGTTCACCTTTCTCCTATTTTGATCCGGCCTTAAATCCAGATTGACTAAAGGATTGAAACCCATAATCTTTGTTTGGCCGTATTACCGGCTGTATAGCCGGATGAATAAGCTGGCCATCAAAATCTTAATCCCATTCGATGTGCTTACCGATCCAAATCGGCCCTTATCCAcatcaaaatctcaaatccccttgtttgttttataaccGGATATTTATCTTGATGGCCATTATACATATCAATTCCCTACATCCTTTTTGCTTGATTTTTATCAATCCCCTAAACTCTAAGCAATAATCGACTGAACccctaaatccaaatccgaccatgaTTTTTTTCCGGCCATGACCTTTTCCGGCCACAATCTTTTCAGCCATAATCTTTCAGTCAAACCCAAAGATATCAAAacttaaatcctaatcaatgcatatctttgaccattgatgttttatattgtaactgatcaaaatttaaaacttttatgattgttttaaatgcatatctttgactagGTAGTATTTATCAAACTATTATAACATATAGTCTTGATTTAAATAGTTATGACATAGgctaaaataaatactaagttgaaatcatttgatcacatagttgtttgtcaaaatttatctaaatctaaaccggccttgaaatcggttcattatagtttgaacaaatgatataaatttatcttgatCTAAAAACCAACCTTGAAAACTGATTTTGTGATGATTGAATTATATACTgatcatatatacatacatgaTAGCATCTATTAGATCAAACATGGATTAGTAAATTGTTAGATCATACACATATCATGAACTGATCATTTCCATGCATCCGCTTgtcatatagttttattaaaactgagCATGCATACATATAATAGATCATTCTAATCATGgggcatttaaaataaaatctaaattggttcatattgcttgcatctaattagattaaatcggttatttttaaagttaagcatgtttgtttaatttgaaaacataaaccaGCTTTGAAACCGATTGATTGaaaatctaattgaatttgttctagacatatcctgaaaattataaaattttcttgtcttGGTTTACCTAGTAAAAGGGGGAAGAAATCAGTTTTTGCTTTATGATCTTTGAAAACCAAATATCCTCATGCATTAGGAATCACATATAGATTGTTTAAGTCAAATGCTTAGTTCTGAACATGCATTCAGCTATTTCTTGATCCATGCATTTGCTTGATTTCATCCATCTTGCttgatctcatttaataaaatgatgattgatccttattcaaattctaaagggccttaataccctatatatataatcaatccaatttgaattataattaaaaggattactagatgcaatgatcaattgatcattctcATACTAAGATTGCTTAAGCAAATAGATTATATGATTTGGGGGAAAACcttattgaaatcatatacattgatttattctattgcttacatagaattctgagtgcttgaattactcgttaaatattcagatgtcgagatttgaaccctcagattactctgccctaaatctctctggagataattacctagaatgggtaaagaatactcttgttgccctgagatccagaggactcggacaatgcatcaatgagtacaatgatatcattgacagtgaaaggcatagagctataacgattattcgttatcatctcactgaggaattAAGAGACCTGTATCTCCATgttgaggatccttgtgacctttgGTTACAGTTAAGGAAAAGGTTCAAACCGGTATCGTGGCAAAAGGCCAACCATGAATGGGAGATCCTCAGAttccaggattttgaatccgtggacaaatataattctgctctgatggatattgcttatagtcttgaactatgtggtgaaaggataacacattattctttattatataagacctactccacattccatccaaaggatgTGCTGTTGCTACACACGGCTAAGAAGTTCACCACTTATAATGACCTTTTGTCATATCTTTTGGCTTTTGAACAAAGAAAGCAGGAAATCAAAAATACCATCAACAGATTTGACaagcttcagaaaagatacattgagctaaagaataatgagatgaggcctcctatagctgatgaagctgaagttgagcgccatatggcaacacatgcattgtgaaggccatattatataattgtcttttgacattctcattttcatgtttcctgagtttatgtttcatgaattgctttgatactttgctttatacacgacttcattaataaaatgaattactttgagttcatcattatcttattcaaactgttgtttgataagaaactaTATCTATATGCCTTTATTGTgccaagataaatatgattgaggattaataccccaactcacttttccaaagagttcaaagaagcCTTTGACAAATGGCACGACATGCTCTGCCATCCAGGCTCAGTTATAAAATACTCTTGAACTCAACTGGAcattccttgaaagaaaggaaaagaagctCGACCAAGGCTTTGCCTAAATGTCATTATATTCACCCTATAAGGTCCATTGAATTAAGAAGAGAAAATGGTTTCCAACAATGGACAAAAGGGAATAAGAGTACCTAAATTAAAATCGCCTAAGTGATCGAGACtacattctctattgatctagtGATCAATATGATATTAGGCAAATAGCCAGGGCAATCATGTTTGATTAACCCACGAAATTTATCACTTAGAAGGCATTACCATACTTAGCCATTCGGATTAtgatccaaatatttaaaagggCACAAATGTTATCCCATAAGATCTCACGTGTGTGCAATATATCTATGCACAAGGGAATTTATtgtctcaagcaccacaaatttgagtatgttcatgagggggagtgaAGACAAATCCCATGACCATACTAAAATCCGTGAAACATGGTCCACAACCATATTACATATTGGTTGAATTTGATATAAAGACCATTACCTATAAGGTTCAAATTCTAAAAGTACATATGCTTGGGGACACCATGAGTTATAAAAGAATGAACCTGCATCAGGCCATAGTAAttatatcaggccatataagtgatcaTAGATATTCCCACCTCAGACTGATACGGGTCATGAGTCCAGACATATATCATCTTAAGATATTATGAAAGaatccaccacaaatatatgtgccatctaagatcatgtgatcttagaatctcataaagaggattgagaatatatgttggatatatattatgaatatactttctccataagtttaaaagaaacctTGAGCCAAAATGAGTGATCTAATTATAGACCAAGGAACAAGGATTACATAAGGTTTATGAATCCGAATATCCAACAATGAAAGGAGAAAAGTAATAAGCTGGTATAAAGAATGATAAAAATGGTATCTACCATCtggtatcaaccatcaatgtcttggcaaagatcctcggactagaaaataatttatagacgtccatatgctacaatgatagcaaaataaaatgccagacacattgacccgagagaaagaatgactatgtcatcccagcttagcaccacacggttttgatgtcttaaagacacaaccaagttgctacaaattctatataagatagaccaaataaatgttccaaataaagttccataaattctaaggaacctcggaaagaaagaaaggtgcATGGGATAAAATCTgagttttattaaagaaaatCATTCCAGACATTGAGATATAAGGCTTGCCAGCTGAACAACTAGGTACCATGCCatatagcttgggacgccaagttaTAAAGTTATTAAGGTcctagataatgaaatctcaaattgatttataccaCTGGAACTAAaatgaactatatatatatatatatataagtgtgtcGACACATACATTCATAGAAAATGCGCAAGTATGTAGCACATGAATACAAAGATATGTATCGAGGATCATAAACCCACACAAGAATACTCATAATGAATAAAGAAAGaaacgtggggtttaaagtGATATATAAAAGGCGTATTGTATTGGCCATGAATATGTAAACGCCATATGATGCCCAGTGAATATATAAATCCTGAAAGAAGGATAAATCGTGAGACAGACCGGAAAAGGTCTATATAATCTAATGTGGTGGATACTACTACATATTTCACTACATATGATGTCTGGAAGAAATTCAAAAGATGTAGTATGCTATATATGACTcactggatgatgatgataatattattggtACCAAAAGGTTTACCAAACGGTATTGAGCTCAGAAtcaaaagatgagaaaagaagttCTCTTGAACAGCATTTTCCTAAAGTTGTTCATGgactaaattaaattactacatgtaagcaagtgaagagttctataagaacaattcaaatcagtccatagaggaattttaaattccttgtgttttatactaaccagcctaaGATAGGTTAAATGGTTATTCATTAAACCTTAGAAAAGGTTATAGACCATCACCACAAATTAGCCAAATTTTGGTAATACTTATGGTTGGTCGAATTCTCAGCATGAACCAACCAAGATGTGGTATGAATGAATAAGCTATCATAAAGATAAGCTATAAGATCGAAGTTCATCTTTGAACAAAAGGTATAGGACCACATTATGCGTCCATATGCGACCCAACgggtccgaccatcatatatgaagataatgcagcttgcattgctcaactcaaagacgggtatatcaaaggtgaccgaaccaaacatattatacccaagttcttctttacccatgagttgcagaaagctggagaggtcaacgtccttcagatccggtctagtgaaaactcagccgacctcttcaccaaatcaTTGCCCTCTTGCACATTTAGGAAGTTCATGCAACAAGATTGGCACGCGTAGACTCAAGGacctttttcctttttctggtttccctttttaccacattgggttttgggttttccgggagaggttttaatgaggcaacattaacaTGTTACAAACCttatatggttatggcatccaagggagagtgttatgaatcatgaagtgaatggtccataacctagaccatacaagttcaagactaaAGTCCATTGGAGgtttacatccagccacatggaaGACCCATTCAACCTTAGTTTTTATGGGTTTGATCATGTCATTATGTAaagtatctttgtaatcaattctccatttgactccaccttgtatgaaccactatatatagtggtgtaagcaataagaaatatacaacacattttcacaaaatcttctctcaaatcttaacaaaatatacgtttttttttccaaattagaaaatatatgttaaaaacattaaaaaaaggaactgacgacaaaaaaaaaaaatcagaaaagaagaaaagagtttGTGGTGTCTCTGGAACTCTCTCACAAGACATCGACGAAACGGAAGCTGGAGCCTTCTCCGTTTAGGAGTCGCCGTCGTTCTTATCCCACTCCGACAACATCTCCTCCGTCACAGCCGCCGTAGATTTCGACACCTCCTCGTCAAGTAGCCATCGCCCCTGTTGTGTGAACCCTAGGTCTGATTTGTCTTCCGTTTTAGATCAACGAAATTGAACTGTAAGTGCTAAATCTGTCCAATTCCAAGTtgttattacatattttaacaTGTATTGTTTGATTGAgtgtttaattttgaaatcccTAAATCCCAATTTCAACATTCCTTCCACTTTGAACCGAGACTTTTTTTCTGTTCCGTAATTAATTTTGGTTATTACAGATTGTTTgattattgttttattgattgTGAAAGTTTGTAGACTCTAA
Protein-coding regions in this window:
- the LOC106394926 gene encoding cell division control protein 6 homolog; translation: MPTIAGPSLSPHKRIVAARSENTGCPRSAEDITPRKRKLRSDSAAAVPTPIKRKSPRRCALMAEVEEEPNGMLETQFDCLDGKSKWNPRDDDQMKAVKEALHVSTAPSTVVCREDEQRRALEFVKGCMEQNKAGSLYICGCPGTGKSLSMEKLRLQAEDWAKQEGLPCLETVSVNCMSLTKTTDIFSKVLGENETGKKAIGSSTPLEQLQILFSQKQQSSSSKMMLIIADEMDYLITRDRRVLHELFMLTTLPLSRCILIGVANAIDLADRFLPKLKSLNCKPLVVTFRAYSMQQIVRILQERLVELPYVAFQPKALELCARKVSAASGDMRKALSVCRSALEILETEVKGSTDEEPQIPVPEDQMVKMDHMVAALAKTFKSPVVDTIQSLPQHQQIIVCSAAKAFRGSKKDRTTAELNNLYMEICKSSMITPAGITEFTNMCTVLNDQGILKLSQARNDKLKRVSLRVDEADITFALKEIRFFRNCLL